From Glycine soja cultivar W05 chromosome 4, ASM419377v2, whole genome shotgun sequence, the proteins below share one genomic window:
- the LOC114410530 gene encoding uncharacterized protein LOC114410530, which translates to MTLFEEEVEDKDKDKWIVWLDDASNPLGHEVGAVLVSSDEQYIPFTAKLGFDYTNNIAEHEACALGIQAAIDFKVKLLKVYGDSALVIHQMKGEWETRDHKLVPYQAYIRKLTEFFDEISFHHNPREENQMVDALATLASMFQLSPHGDLSYIEFRCCGKSAHCCLIEEEKDGKPWYFDIK; encoded by the coding sequence atgaccttgtttgaGGAGGAAGTAGAGGATAAAGACAAGGACAAATGGATCGTGTGGTTAGACGACGCGTCTAATCCACTAGGCCATGaagttggggcagtattggtttCCTCGGACGAACAATATATACCTTTCACGGCTAAGTTGGGTTTTGACTACACAAACAACATAGCTGAGCATGAGGCGTGTGCCCTTGGGATCCAAGCGGCAATCGACTTCAAGGTCAAGTTGCTCAAGGTATACGGGGACTCGGCTTTGGTAATTCACCAAATGAAGGGTGAATGGGAGACAAGAGACCATAAATTGGTGCCTTACCAAGCTTACATCAGGAAGTTGACAGAATTCTTTGATGAAATATCTTTTCATCATAATCCTAGAGAGGAAAATCAGATGGTCGACGCCCTCGCCACTCTAGCGTCCATGTTCCAACTAAGCCCACACGGAGATTtgtcgtacatcgaattcagatgTTGTGGCAAGTCTGCACATTGCTGCTTAATAGAAGAAGAGAAggatggtaagccttggtacTTCGATATCAAATGA
- the LOC114409302 gene encoding serine/threonine-protein phosphatase 7 long form homolog, with protein MCSTTDYKVKSIGSMCILIQMWTWERCTTLAPKRTPPIIENKPLGHRWLRRGNQHIGNDDLRVFHRKLDLMKRHEFVWEPYTPTVMAALPPICVVGSVAWFAVVPLICFHVVEWHQPDRVLRQYGLQQPISGCPSQPQNLHGITLKGKQDENWFHLLAPIISQWNDAAQFRVDVYPRQEGLLGFNSDYMVWYRHKTKMFVDPNNANTAALEFICFSMFNF; from the exons atgtgtAGCACCACCGATTACAAAGTTAAATCAATCGGaagtatgtgcatcttaatccaaatgtggacatgggaacgatgcacgactttggctccaaagaggacaCCTCCCAtcatagaaaataaaccacttGGACACAG gtggctgcgacgtggaaatcaGCATATCGGCAATGATGATCTTAGAGTTTTCCATCGCAAATTGGATCTgatgaaacgacatgag tttgtctGGGAGCCATACACACCAACTGTGATGGCAGCATTGCCTCCAATTTGTGTGGTTGGAAGTGTAGCCTGGTTCGCGGTGGTGCCACtgatttgtttccatgttgttgagtggcaccaacccgatAGAGTTTTACGACAATATGGATTGCAACAACCTATTTCCGGGTGTCCTTCGCAACCGCAGAATCTCCATGGCATAACgctcaaaggcaaacaagatGAGAATTGGTTCCACCTGTTGGCCCCAATCATTAGTCAGTGGAACGATGCTGCTCAGTTTAGGGTCGACGTTTATCCTCGACAGGAGGGCCTACTGGGTTTTAACTCGGACTACATGGTGTGGTATAGGCAtaaaacaaagatgtttgtcgacccaaacaatgcaaacacAGCTGCATTGGAATTTATCTGTTTTTCAATGTTTAActtctaa